Proteins found in one Physeter macrocephalus isolate SW-GA chromosome 17, ASM283717v5, whole genome shotgun sequence genomic segment:
- the ZNF235 gene encoding zinc finger protein 235 isoform X4, whose translation MTKFQEVVTFKDVAVTFTEEELGLLDSTQRKLYREVMLENFRNLLSVGHQSSKPDMISQLEREEKLWMTEVQTQRGGHSGARNHNEMETLHETGVRFLSLGELSCWHIKRQVVSKLTKSQDSVISFHRKKSQSPKQHNSPAGVSIQASVEDSCLMTLLEDHSNVIENQEFPTGRAQNSWNKLYLNGTQNYQRSCKLTPVKNKFCMFVPCADIFSCISPHLDDDTVHKREKAHGNRECGKDLLKASLLAPCSIIQTGPKTYQCNECEKGFSDHTSLELHQQVHLGRKSSTYRTHEKDSGYSSASPIQQGVLPGKKRYWCHECGKGFSQSSNLQTHQRVHTGEKPYSCHECGKSFNQTSHLYAHLPIHTGEKPYRCESCGKGFSRSTDLNIHCRVHTGEKPYKCEVCGKGFTQRSHLQAHERIHTGEKPYKCADCGKRFSCSSNLHTHQRVHTEEKPYRCEECGKCFSLSFNLHSHQRVHTGEKPYKCEECGKGFSSASSFQSHQRVHTGEKPFRCSVCGKGFSQSSYFQAHQRVHTGEKPYKCEVCGKRFNWSLNLHNHQRVHTGEKPYKCEECGKGFSQASNLQAHQSVHTGEKPFKCDACQKRFSQASHLQAHQRVHTGEKPYKCDTCGKAFSQRSNLQVHQIIHTGEKPFKCEECGKEFSWSAGLSAHQRVHTGEKPYTCQQCGKGFSQASHFHTHQRVHTGERPYICDICCKGFSQRSHLVYHQRVHTGGNL comes from the exons GGCACCAGTCCTCCAAGCCAGATATGATATCCCAgttggagagagaggaaaagcttTGGATGACGGAGGTCCAGACCCAGAGAGGTGGGCATTCAG GAGCCAGGAATCACAACGAGATGGAGACTCTTCATGAAACAGGAGTAAGATTCCTTTCATTGGGAGAGCTTTCGTGCTGGCACATCAAGAGACAGGTTGTGAGCAAATTAACCAAAAGTCAGGACTCTGTGATAAGTTTTCACAGAAAGAAATCTCAGTCCCCCAAACAACATAATTCCCCTGCAGGAGTGTCCATTCAGGCTTCTGTGGAAGACAGCTGTTTAATGACTCTTCTAGAGGATCATTCTAATGTTATTGAAAATCAAGAATTTCCAACTGGGAGAGCTcagaattcctggaataaactctaTCTGAATGGGACTCAGAATTATCAGAGAAGTTGTAAGCTGACTCCAGTGAAAAACAAGTTCTGTATGTTTGTTCCATGTGCTGATATTTTCAGTTGTATCTCCCCCCACCTCGATGATGACACGGTGCACAAAAGAGAGAAAGCTCACGGCAACAGAGAGTGTGGTAAAGATCTCTTAAAGGCATCACTTCTGGCCCCATGCAGTATCATTCAAACTGGACCGAAAACCTACCAGTGTAACGAATGTGAGAAAGGATTTAGCGACCACACCAGCCTTGAACTTCATCAGCAGGTACACTTGGGCAGGAAGTCCTCTACATACAGGACACATGAGAAGGACAGTGGTTATAGCTCAGCTAGTCCCATTCAACAGGGTGTCCTCCCAGGGAAGAAACGCTATTGGTGTCACGAGTGCGGGAAGGGCTTCAGTCAGAGCTCAAACCTGCAAACTCACCAGAGAGTCCACACGGGGGAGAAGCCCTATTCATGCCACGAGTGCGGGAAGAGCTTTAATCAGACCTCACACCTGTACGCCCACCTGCCCATTCACACCGGAGAGAAGCCCTACAGATGCGAGAGCTGCGGGAAGGGCTTCAGTCGTAGCACAGACCTCAACATCCACTGCAGAGTCCACACGGGAGAGAAACCGTATAAGTGTGAGGTGTGCGGGAAGGGCTTCACCCAGAGGTCCCACCTTCAGGCCCACGAAagaatccacactggagagaaaccatacAAGTGTGCAGATTGTGGGAAACGCTTCAGCTGTAGCTCAAATCTTCACACGCACCAGCGCGTCCACACTGAGGAGAAACCCTACAGATGTGAGGAGTGCGGCAAGTGCTTCAGCCTGAGCTTCAACCTTCACAGTCACCAGCGCGTCCACACGGGAGAGAAACCCTACAAATGTGAGGAGTGTGGGAAGGGTTTTAGTTCGGCCTCAAGCTTCCAGAGCCACCAGAGGgttcacacaggagagaagccgTTTCGATGCAGTGTGTGTGGGAAGGGCTTCAGCCAGAGTTCCTATTTCCAAGCCCATCAGAGAGTCCACACGGGAGAAAAACCCTACAAGTGTGAGGTGTGTGGGAAGCGCTTCAATTGGAGCCTCAATCTTCACAACCATCAGAGGGTCCACACgggagagaaaccctataaatgCGAGGAGTGCGGGAAGGGCTTCAGTCAGGCCTCGAATCTTCAGGCTCATCAGAGCGTCCATACGGGGGAAAAGCCCTTCAAATGTGATGCGTGTCAAAAGCGATTCAGTCAGGCCTCCCATCTTCAGGCCCATCAGAGAGTCCACACgggagagaaaccatataaatgtGATACGTGTGGTAAGGCCTTCAGCCAGAGGTCGAATCTCCAAGTCCATCAGAtaattcacactggagagaaaccattCAAATGCGAGGAGTGTGGGAAAGAATTCAGCTGGAGTGCTGGGCTCAGTGCTCATCAGAGGGTCCACACAGGAGAAAAACCCTATACGTGTCAGCAGTGCGGTAAGGGCTTCAGCCAGGCCTCACATTTCCACACCCATCAGAGGGTCCACACTGGAGAGAGGCCTTACATATGTGATATATGTTGCAAGGGCTTCAGCCAGAGGTCACATCTTGTTTACCATCAGAGGGTCCACACTGGAGGGAACCTGTAG